Proteins encoded in a region of the Flavobacterium sp. PMTSA4 genome:
- a CDS encoding nuclear transport factor 2 family protein, with product MKNTILLFVTCFCVSVSFSQMKKEAQKNNSTTDNATIVDNLYKAFSVGDIPAVLASMDSKIVWYEAEGNPYADGNPYIGPEAVLNGVFARVGAEHDYFKLSYIKLHKMENNQVLATLRYKGKVKKNGAEYDAQVAHLWTLKDGKVVAFQQYVDTKKLNDAFN from the coding sequence ATGAAAAATACAATTCTATTATTCGTGACTTGTTTTTGTGTTTCAGTTTCATTTTCTCAAATGAAAAAAGAAGCTCAAAAAAATAATTCTACTACTGATAACGCAACGATAGTAGATAATTTATATAAAGCTTTCTCGGTTGGTGATATTCCAGCTGTTTTAGCAAGCATGGATTCAAAAATTGTTTGGTATGAAGCCGAAGGAAACCCTTATGCTGATGGCAATCCATATATTGGACCTGAAGCTGTATTGAATGGTGTTTTTGCCAGAGTTGGAGCTGAACATGACTACTTTAAATTATCTTATATTAAACTTCATAAAATGGAGAACAATCAGGTTTTAGCAACACTACGTTACAAAGGGAAAGTCAAAAAAAATGGTGCAGAATATGATGCACAAGTTGCACATCTTTGGACATTAAAAGATGGCAAAGTAGTGGCTTTTCAGCAATATGTTGATACCAAAAAACTAAATGACGCATTTAATTAA
- a CDS encoding MFS transporter — MSTTNLPSLSENTFLRYFNFIALYFAQGVPEGMLLFGIPAWMAMNGKSAGEIASFAIACGLPWSFKFIVAPMMDRYTILSMGRKRPWVIFGQLGLMTSFILMSFIPDPLNNLNLLMLFGFIVSFFGAFQDVATDGMAVDIIPIEEQARANGFMWGSKIVGTSSSLALGSWLLNTYSFAISIAMLSILVGFIMLVPIFLKERPGEKTLPWTKGQASPENKKLQVTNWKTIFKSLFSVFSLKNSLLIAIIGFIVCGCQNYMDILLPLFTVKNLGWTDLAYSQVFATSSLIGGISGMLIGGILIDKFGKKRMLNTYLLVLITSTLLIAFLKNFWVNTLLINSYMFIYSLLMVFCNIGFFAICMECCWKKISASQFTLYMTISNIGRIAFAALISPIRTNFSWEISIISFSIFIFISWVLLQFLNINHQVKSIEHLEKKDIESQGMLVTLTQV; from the coding sequence ATGAGTACTACTAACCTACCATCACTTTCTGAAAACACATTTTTACGCTATTTTAATTTTATCGCACTCTATTTTGCACAAGGTGTTCCGGAAGGAATGTTATTATTTGGTATTCCTGCATGGATGGCAATGAATGGAAAATCAGCTGGAGAAATTGCCAGTTTTGCCATTGCTTGCGGATTGCCATGGAGTTTTAAATTCATCGTTGCACCAATGATGGACCGTTACACCATTTTATCAATGGGACGTAAAAGACCATGGGTTATTTTTGGTCAATTGGGTTTAATGACCAGTTTTATTTTGATGTCATTTATTCCTGATCCTTTGAACAATTTAAATTTATTGATGCTTTTTGGATTCATAGTTTCTTTTTTTGGTGCTTTTCAGGATGTTGCTACCGATGGAATGGCTGTAGACATAATACCAATTGAAGAACAGGCTAGAGCAAATGGATTTATGTGGGGTTCAAAAATAGTTGGAACGTCATCATCTTTAGCTCTTGGAAGTTGGCTCTTAAACACCTATAGTTTTGCAATTTCTATCGCAATGCTTTCAATTTTAGTTGGTTTCATTATGCTAGTTCCTATTTTTTTAAAAGAACGTCCAGGAGAAAAAACCTTGCCTTGGACAAAAGGTCAAGCTTCACCTGAAAACAAAAAATTACAAGTAACTAATTGGAAAACAATTTTCAAATCCTTATTCAGTGTTTTTAGCTTAAAAAACTCATTACTAATTGCAATTATAGGATTTATAGTTTGTGGTTGCCAAAATTATATGGACATTCTATTACCTTTATTTACTGTTAAAAATCTAGGTTGGACAGACTTAGCCTATTCACAAGTATTTGCCACTTCATCTTTAATAGGTGGAATAAGTGGAATGTTGATTGGTGGAATTTTAATAGATAAATTTGGAAAAAAACGCATGCTTAATACATACCTTTTAGTATTAATAACTTCCACATTGCTGATAGCTTTTCTTAAAAATTTCTGGGTAAATACACTTTTAATTAATAGCTACATGTTTATCTATTCTCTACTTATGGTATTTTGCAATATTGGCTTTTTCGCAATTTGCATGGAATGTTGTTGGAAAAAAATATCTGCAAGTCAATTTACTTTATACATGACAATTAGCAACATTGGTCGGATTGCTTTTGCGGCATTAATTAGTCCAATTCGAACTAACTTTAGTTGGGAAATTAGTATTATTAGCTTTTCTATATTCATATTTATCAGTTGGGTTTTATTGCAATTTTTAAATATTAATCATCAAGTGAAAAGCATTGAACATCTTGAAAAAAAGGACATTGAAAGTCAGGGAATGCTAGTAACATTAACACAAGTATAA
- a CDS encoding MBOAT family O-acyltransferase: protein MLFNSLSFVVFLIIVLALYYSKLFNWTFKKKMLLFASYVFYGLWNPPLVILLWISTVVDWITGKKLSIVENQTQRKLWLLLSMAVNLGFLFFFKYGNFLLENFTLLMNQIGVDYHPRPMDIILPMGISFYTFQTMSYTIDMYNRSCERAKTFLDFALYVTFFPQLVAGPIVRAQDLVTQFYEEKKATINQFIWGMFLLTIGLFQKIVLADTLLSNTADTIYGSGKVLNSLDAWTGTLAFSGQIFFDFAGYSTCAIGISLMLGITLMDNFKYPYAAIGFSDLWKRWHISLSSWLRDYLYIPLGGNKHGITRMYVALMLTMLLGGLWHGAAWTFVIWGALHGIYLVVERLLKNFIKIKINAFNGIILALMTYTLVNFTWVFFRAREFSTAKNMITSMLFMNSDGEKILQNFDVIKVLTLISILFLCHWIMRNTSMKEVSTKVKPWVLGVVWAAMFFLIVISQGSGEQFIYFQF from the coding sequence ATGCTATTCAATTCGTTAAGTTTCGTAGTGTTTTTAATTATAGTTTTAGCACTTTATTATTCAAAACTATTCAATTGGACATTCAAAAAAAAAATGTTGCTTTTTGCTAGTTATGTTTTTTATGGATTATGGAATCCACCTTTGGTTATTTTACTTTGGATTTCTACTGTTGTCGATTGGATTACTGGAAAAAAACTATCTATTGTTGAAAATCAAACCCAACGTAAATTATGGCTATTATTAAGTATGGCTGTCAATTTAGGTTTCTTATTTTTCTTTAAATACGGTAATTTTCTATTGGAAAATTTTACTCTATTAATGAACCAAATAGGTGTTGACTATCATCCACGACCTATGGATATTATTCTGCCAATGGGTATTTCTTTTTATACATTCCAAACGATGTCTTATACCATTGATATGTATAATAGAAGTTGTGAAAGAGCAAAAACATTTCTAGACTTTGCTTTATATGTTACATTTTTTCCACAATTAGTAGCTGGTCCAATTGTTAGAGCACAAGATTTAGTAACTCAATTTTATGAAGAAAAAAAAGCAACTATAAATCAGTTTATTTGGGGAATGTTTCTTTTAACTATTGGTTTATTTCAAAAAATAGTGTTGGCAGATACATTACTTTCAAATACAGCAGACACAATTTATGGTTCAGGAAAAGTATTAAATTCTTTAGACGCATGGACAGGAACATTAGCTTTCTCTGGACAAATATTTTTTGATTTTGCTGGTTATTCAACTTGTGCCATTGGGATATCATTAATGTTAGGAATTACATTAATGGACAACTTTAAATATCCCTATGCAGCAATAGGTTTTTCTGATTTATGGAAACGTTGGCACATATCATTATCAAGTTGGCTTCGCGATTATTTGTACATCCCATTAGGTGGAAATAAACATGGTATAACACGTATGTATGTCGCTTTAATGTTGACCATGCTTCTTGGAGGTTTATGGCATGGTGCTGCATGGACTTTCGTTATTTGGGGTGCGCTTCACGGAATATATTTGGTTGTAGAAAGATTACTCAAAAACTTTATTAAAATAAAAATCAATGCATTCAACGGTATAATTCTAGCTTTAATGACCTATACTTTAGTGAATTTTACTTGGGTGTTTTTTAGAGCAAGAGAATTTTCAACTGCTAAAAATATGATAACGTCTATGTTATTTATGAATTCAGATGGAGAAAAAATTCTACAAAACTTTGATGTCATTAAAGTATTAACGCTGATTAGTATTTTATTCTTATGTCATTGGATTATGCGAAATACATCCATGAAAGAAGTATCAACAAAAGTAAAACCTTGGGTTTTAGGTGTAGTTTGGGCAGCAATGTTTTTCTTAATTGTTATTTCTCAAGGAAGTGGTGAACAATTTATTTACTTCCAGTTTTAA
- a CDS encoding NAD-dependent epimerase/dehydratase family protein codes for MKKVGIIGGSGFIGSYITKTFLENGFEVKVSTTDITREDKYQHLMLLKHSDNLQISEMNVEDKASLLDFVSSCDIIIHGGTPFILDFQDAETELFNPTINGTENFLEIISLTPEIEKVVFIASVAGWNTNFPFPADGKSFTDSFDENDSRFSSTNSHPYAQAKFIANQVVEKFIKENTNLSFEITTVSPVGVMGKSLSNREDSTSNGLQFLIKNKIAPDAFIQMLFDDNISFSLVDVEDVAKAIYKAATTKGLHGKDYLLATETYKISDMNLMLNQQEPKEIGQIIYKNDLAKKELGMQFRPIKETLFNY; via the coding sequence ATGAAAAAAGTAGGTATCATTGGAGGTTCAGGCTTCATTGGAAGCTATATCACCAAAACGTTTTTAGAGAATGGATTTGAAGTAAAAGTATCTACAACTGATATTACGCGAGAAGACAAATACCAACATTTGATGTTGCTAAAGCATAGTGATAATCTTCAGATATCTGAAATGAATGTAGAAGACAAAGCTTCACTACTCGATTTTGTTTCTAGTTGTGATATAATTATTCATGGTGGAACGCCTTTTATTTTAGATTTTCAAGATGCTGAAACAGAATTATTTAACCCAACTATAAATGGTACTGAGAATTTTTTAGAAATAATTAGTTTAACTCCAGAAATAGAAAAAGTTGTTTTTATAGCCTCAGTTGCTGGATGGAATACTAATTTTCCTTTTCCGGCTGATGGAAAAAGTTTCACAGATTCCTTTGATGAAAATGACTCAAGATTTAGTTCTACAAATAGTCATCCGTATGCTCAAGCAAAATTTATTGCCAATCAAGTTGTGGAGAAATTCATTAAAGAAAATACAAACCTTTCGTTTGAAATTACAACCGTTTCACCTGTTGGTGTAATGGGAAAATCGCTTTCTAACAGAGAAGATTCAACATCTAACGGTTTGCAATTTTTAATTAAAAACAAAATTGCTCCTGATGCATTTATTCAAATGCTTTTTGACGATAATATTTCTTTTTCTCTAGTAGATGTAGAAGATGTAGCCAAAGCTATTTATAAAGCTGCCACTACCAAAGGTTTGCATGGAAAGGATTATTTATTGGCAACCGAAACTTATAAAATATCAGATATGAACCTGATGTTAAACCAACAAGAACCAAAAGAAATTGGTCAAATTATTTATAAAAATGATTTGGCAAAAAAAGAGTTAGGAATGCAATTTAGACCTATAAAAGAAACATTATTTAATTACTAA
- a CDS encoding DUF418 domain-containing protein has translation MEPNQNQVLPIQKEDRIDFLDIMRGIAIFFIFTANIPVFSGLFFLSDEIIKNGITLPTDDWVDIILYTIVDGKFYTIFSLLFGIGITIQYENLIARNQSFGSFFKKRMFWLLVIGAIHISLFWVGDILTLYAFLGSGLLIFIKTDNKKLIRLSIILLLLPILNTIIIHYFHLDYPKIFLETNAKIANYFHLVVAERNGVMATNFGAMLKNESLITFFQTNFSNVFVRIYYLFMEGRLFKVFGIFLIGIWFGRQILHHNLLTNNNLLKKIALYGFLIGLPISISRTFFTFTGDDSFASQLSVSISYALGTVPLALGYFAGLALLYQKRKGFLNNFAPVGKMALSNYLFQTLISITLFYNVGFGLAGKFGFTIIIGIVITLFIFQILLSKLWLQHFRFGPIEWIWRQLTYGTKLKLKK, from the coding sequence ATGGAACCTAACCAAAACCAAGTTTTACCCATTCAAAAAGAAGACCGAATTGATTTTTTAGACATAATGCGAGGCATTGCTATATTTTTCATTTTCACAGCAAATATTCCAGTTTTCTCAGGACTTTTTTTCCTTTCAGATGAGATTATAAAGAATGGCATTACTTTACCAACTGACGATTGGGTCGATATTATTTTATATACTATAGTTGATGGAAAATTCTACACCATCTTTTCCTTGCTTTTCGGAATTGGAATTACCATTCAATATGAAAATCTGATAGCAAGAAATCAATCTTTTGGTTCATTTTTTAAGAAAAGAATGTTTTGGTTATTGGTGATTGGAGCTATTCATATTTCTCTTTTCTGGGTTGGAGATATTTTAACTTTATATGCTTTTTTGGGTTCTGGGTTACTTATTTTCATTAAAACTGATAACAAGAAACTCATTCGTTTGTCAATCATTTTACTTTTACTTCCAATTCTTAACACCATTATAATACACTATTTTCATTTAGATTATCCCAAAATATTTCTTGAAACCAATGCAAAAATTGCCAATTACTTTCATTTAGTAGTTGCTGAACGAAATGGTGTAATGGCAACTAATTTTGGAGCTATGCTTAAAAATGAAAGTTTAATAACCTTTTTTCAAACTAATTTTTCTAATGTCTTTGTTAGAATATATTATTTATTTATGGAAGGTAGATTATTTAAAGTTTTTGGTATTTTCTTAATTGGCATTTGGTTTGGAAGACAAATTTTGCATCATAATTTATTAACCAATAATAATTTACTAAAAAAAATAGCGCTTTATGGATTTTTAATTGGACTACCTATTTCCATATCTAGAACCTTTTTTACTTTTACCGGAGATGATAGTTTTGCATCTCAATTATCAGTAAGTATCTCGTATGCACTGGGAACAGTTCCTTTAGCGTTAGGATATTTTGCTGGATTAGCTTTGCTCTATCAAAAAAGAAAAGGTTTTTTAAACAATTTTGCACCTGTTGGTAAAATGGCGTTGTCCAACTATCTATTCCAAACCTTAATTTCAATTACACTTTTTTACAATGTTGGTTTTGGATTGGCAGGAAAATTTGGTTTCACAATAATTATTGGAATTGTAATTACTCTCTTTATTTTCCAAATTCTATTGAGCAAACTGTGGTTACAACATTTCCGTTTTGGACCTATAGAATGGATTTGGAGACAATTAACCTATGGAACAAAATTAAAACTAAAAAAATAA